The genomic DNA ATTCACTAGTATGATGTGCTGGAGTTGATTTGAAAGGTCTCATTTCAACTAATTTAACTGGTATTCCAGAGTTTGCTACCTGCCAAGCAGCTTCAGAACCTGCAAGACCTGCTCCTATTACTATTACTTCTTTCTGTAACAAATTGGATTAGTCCTTTCCCAAAAAGTCTCTATTGAATTGCTCTCTTGCTGGCTTTTGTATGTTAAATACAACCCAAGCTAAAGCTGCGATAATCGGTGCGAAAACTACTATTGTTCTGAGCATTTTAGAAATTCTGTTAATTATCCAATATTTTACCTTTGAACTGTAAATTTAGAGAGAAATTTTAATTTTTTATTTCATAAGTTAAGAATTGTTTTTCTATTGTTCAACTTGAGATAAAAAGTTGTTTTTTTTACCTTAAAAAGGGATAATTTCATATGTACTCAATTTTACAAAATGGGTCGCTAGCTCAGCGGTAGAGCATCCGGCTTTTAACCGGCTGGTCCTGAGTTCGAATCTCAGGCGACCCACATTCTAA from Prochlorococcus marinus XMU1402 includes the following:
- a CDS encoding photosystem II protein Y, coding for MLRTIVVFAPIIAALAWVVFNIQKPAREQFNRDFLGKD